Proteins encoded within one genomic window of Kitasatospora viridis:
- a CDS encoding DUF397 domain-containing protein: protein MTDESAGPDLPSNGKPVLDLTGAEWISADPEGIIQIAFVEGYIVMRDGRNPDGPTLTYTPNEWRAFVLGARDGEFDLDPQSSTPAWATPAPQD from the coding sequence ATGACCGACGAAAGCGCTGGACCCGACCTGCCGTCCAACGGGAAGCCCGTCCTGGACCTCACCGGGGCCGAATGGATCTCCGCTGACCCCGAGGGGATCATCCAGATCGCCTTCGTCGAGGGCTACATCGTCATGCGGGACGGCCGCAACCCGGACGGCCCGACCCTCACCTACACGCCCAACGAGTGGAGGGCCTTCGTCCTCGGCGCCCGCGACGGCGAGTTCGACCTTGACCCGCAGTCCTCGACCCCGGCCTGGGCGACCCCAGCGCCCCAGGACTAA